Within Bacillus sp. Marseille-Q1617, the genomic segment TGCCGATGGTTACGTTAAGCGGCCAGCTGGTAGGTAAGAAAATTGTGGAGCGGGATGCATCCCATGCCTGAGGAGGCTTTTCTGAAGGCTTTACCGGAAAGGCTGAGGGAGGAACAGTTTTCTGAAGGAAGCCCCTCACTTCAAACACGAAAAGAACAGCTTTTAAAGCTGAAATCCATTCTATTGGAGAATGAAGAGGCATTTATGGATGCCCTTCATTCCGATTTGGGAAAACCGGCATTCGAGGCCTATTCATCTGAAATCGCCGTCTTATTGAATGAAATCGATTATATATATAGGCATCTGGGAAAATGGATGCGGCCGGTGAAGTCCCGGCATCTGAAAATGGGATATGTGGAAACAATCAACAGGAAAAGGCAGCCACACGGGATTGTTCTCATCATCGGTTCATGGAATTATCCGCTTCAGCTTTCCTTGATGCCAGCCATTGGGGCAATCGCCGCCGGGAACCGGTGTGTGATCAAACCATCCGAGCATGCACCGGCAACGGCCCGGCTGCTGGAAGGAGTCATGAATGCTGCCTTTCCACCTGAACAAGTAACCGTTGTGACAGGGGATGCAGGGACCGCGAGCCTGCTGACTTCATCACCTTTTGACCTGATTTTTTTCACAGGAAGCGGGGAGACCGGAAAACTCGTAGCCGAGCAGGCAGCGGAACAGCTTACACCGGTGATCCTGGAGCTCGGCGGGAAAAACCCCTGTATCATCGATGAAACAGGTTTTTCAGAAGCGGCCATCCGGGACATCGTCTGGGGGAAATTCCTTAATGCGGGACAAACGTGCATTGCGCCCGACACCCTGTTTGTCCATGAGTCCATTTTTGAAAAAGCGCTGAATGACATTTCTGCTGTGATCACCGCGTTCTATGAGGACCGGCCGCAGGAAAACAGTGATTATGGCCGGATTTGTACCGATGCCCATTTTGAAAAAGTGGTCGAGTTTATCGGTGAAGGTGATGTCCGTCACGGTGGTGCGCATGATCGGAGTGGTCGGTTCATTGCCCCTACCGTGGTGACGGATATGATACCGGGAAGTGCGATTTTGCAGGAAGAAATCTTCGGCCCGGTCCTTCCCGTCATTCCCTATAGGGATTTACACACGCTATTATCCAGTGGAATGATTCAGCGGGATGCACTTACGGGATACATGTTCAGTAAAGACAAGAATGGAATCCAGCGGTTCAAGGAACACATGCAGTCACCGACCATCAGCATCAATCAAGTGATCCATCATGCCGCGAGTCCCCATATCGCATTTGGCGGGAAGGGGAGGAGCGGATACGGTGCTTATCACGGTAAAGCAGGTTTTCTGGCATTCAGTTATGAGAAAACAGAATACAGAGCGCATTATTTCATCCGTGTCAGGGGGAAATTCCCGCCGTATTCCGAGCGAAATATGAAGGCATTGAAGAAGTTGAGGAAGTGGCTGTTGTAATAGAAAAAGATTGGACACAATGGTACGTGTGAAGATTGATAAATACGGAGTTTTTTTAGGGGAACGATCGGAGGGATTCACATGAGCAAGAAAGTTATTGTCGTCGGTGCAGGTGTCGCAGGGCTTGCCAGTGCCATAAGACTGCAGCATGCGGGGTACGAGGTGGAAATCTATGAAAAAGCATCGACACCCGGTGGCAAGATGAATCGGATTGAACTGGATGGCTACACATTTGATCTCGGGCCAAGTATCGTCATGATGCCGGACTTATATCGGGAAATCTTTGAACTATGCGGCCGCGATCCTGATGATTATATTCCCATGGAAAAATTGGACCCGATTTATCGGGCTTATTTCAGTGATATTCCCGACCAGCCTTTTGATATCTCCTCGGACCTTACCGAACTCACCAAGACGATTGAATCGATCAGCGAAGAGGACACGGCAGGTTTTTTTCAATACCTGCATGAAATTTACG encodes:
- a CDS encoding aldehyde dehydrogenase family protein; the encoded protein is MPEEAFLKALPERLREEQFSEGSPSLQTRKEQLLKLKSILLENEEAFMDALHSDLGKPAFEAYSSEIAVLLNEIDYIYRHLGKWMRPVKSRHLKMGYVETINRKRQPHGIVLIIGSWNYPLQLSLMPAIGAIAAGNRCVIKPSEHAPATARLLEGVMNAAFPPEQVTVVTGDAGTASLLTSSPFDLIFFTGSGETGKLVAEQAAEQLTPVILELGGKNPCIIDETGFSEAAIRDIVWGKFLNAGQTCIAPDTLFVHESIFEKALNDISAVITAFYEDRPQENSDYGRICTDAHFEKVVEFIGEGDVRHGGAHDRSGRFIAPTVVTDMIPGSAILQEEIFGPVLPVIPYRDLHTLLSSGMIQRDALTGYMFSKDKNGIQRFKEHMQSPTISINQVIHHAASPHIAFGGKGRSGYGAYHGKAGFLAFSYEKTEYRAHYFIRVRGKFPPYSERNMKALKKLRKWLL